The Chryseobacterium aureum genome contains a region encoding:
- a CDS encoding DoxX family protein, which produces MNTKNTKTAYFFLRVSMGINFLGHGLVRLVKLQDFASGMMKGFETSWLPQPLVYLFGVTLPFLEFFIGLLLTLGCKTRIAAIAGSSLIILLLFGSSTVENWESMGIQMIYAGLFYILISRMDDNYLALDRKS; this is translated from the coding sequence ATGAATACAAAAAATACAAAAACAGCCTATTTTTTCCTTCGTGTATCTATGGGAATCAATTTCCTGGGACACGGATTGGTCCGTCTCGTAAAACTGCAGGACTTTGCATCAGGAATGATGAAAGGTTTTGAAACAAGCTGGCTTCCGCAGCCATTGGTATATCTGTTTGGAGTCACCCTTCCCTTTCTGGAATTTTTTATCGGATTACTGCTGACCCTTGGTTGTAAAACCCGTATTGCTGCCATAGCCGGAAGTTCTCTGATTATCCTGTTGCTTTTTGGAAGCAGCACTGTAGAAAACTGGGAATCAATGGGCATTCAGATGATCTACGCAGGGTTGTTTTATATTCTGATCAGTAGAATGGATGACAATTATCTGGCTTTGGACAGAAAATCATAA
- a CDS encoding NAD-dependent epimerase/dehydratase family protein codes for MQTILGANGQIGEELARELKRNYTSDIRIVSRNAKKVNDTDTVFSADLSDRKKAVEAVKGSEIAYFTLGLPMDTELWEKQFLNIMKNVIEACKINGTKLVFFDNTYMYPQNNEILTEETRFDPVGRKGMVRKQMTEMLLQEMEAGTIEAVICRAPEFYGPGKTQSITNSLIFSAIKEGKKLKVPLRDDKLRSLIWTPDASRATALLGNTPDAYGQTWHLPVDDHQLNYKEFIALASQIYGREFRYSVIPKIAFTIGSLFNKNAKELLELLPRYQYDNLFDDSKFRKRFPGFTVTPYRQGIEQIKKEQHAEG; via the coding sequence ATGCAAACTATACTGGGAGCCAATGGACAGATTGGCGAAGAACTGGCAAGAGAACTGAAGAGAAATTACACTTCAGACATCCGCATTGTAAGCAGAAATGCTAAAAAAGTGAACGATACGGATACTGTTTTTTCCGCAGATTTATCAGACAGAAAAAAGGCGGTTGAAGCAGTAAAAGGAAGTGAAATTGCTTACTTCACCCTGGGACTTCCTATGGATACGGAGCTTTGGGAGAAACAGTTTCTGAACATCATGAAAAATGTTATTGAAGCCTGTAAAATAAATGGTACCAAACTGGTGTTTTTTGATAATACCTATATGTATCCTCAAAATAATGAGATTTTAACAGAAGAAACCCGTTTTGACCCTGTAGGAAGAAAAGGAATGGTAAGGAAACAGATGACAGAAATGCTTCTACAAGAGATGGAGGCCGGAACAATAGAAGCTGTTATTTGCAGAGCACCGGAATTTTATGGTCCCGGAAAAACACAGAGCATTACGAATAGTCTTATTTTCAGTGCCATTAAAGAAGGTAAGAAACTGAAAGTCCCTTTGAGAGATGATAAGCTGCGAAGCCTGATCTGGACACCTGATGCCAGCCGGGCTACTGCTTTACTAGGAAATACTCCGGATGCTTACGGACAGACATGGCATCTGCCGGTAGATGATCATCAACTGAATTATAAAGAATTTATAGCACTGGCTTCTCAGATTTATGGAAGAGAATTCAGGTATTCAGTTATTCCGAAAATCGCTTTTACAATAGGATCTTTATTCAATAAAAATGCAAAAGAATTATTGGAACTGCTTCCAAGATATCAGTATGATAATCTGTTTGATGATTCAAAATTCAGAAAAAGATTTCCCGGATTTACGGTAACTCCATACAGACAGGGAATTGAACAGATCAAAAAAGAACAGCATGCAGAAGGATAA
- a CDS encoding helix-turn-helix domain-containing protein, whose amino-acid sequence MKAPEKITSITALHQYLKLKKPSHPLVSVFDFNQVHVDPETILSAVTTDFYVISLKKDCAGRCRYGQHYYDFEDGIMYFIAPHQVLQFEDILLSEVKGNVLVIHPDFLHGYPLARTIKDYGYFSYRANEALYLSEKEEKSVTDIMNNISREIETNMDGFTQDLLVSNIDLLLKYCDRFYNRQFLTRKKVNHDLLTQLETLLDDYFKNEKLLINGIPTVQLVAAQMHISPNYLSDMLRVHTGQTTQQHIQNRVIEKAKEMLSTTGMSVSEIAYRLGFEHPQSFHRLFKNQTTVSPLEFRKSFN is encoded by the coding sequence ATGAAAGCTCCTGAAAAAATAACCTCCATCACCGCATTACACCAATACCTAAAGCTGAAAAAGCCTTCCCATCCATTGGTGAGTGTATTTGATTTTAATCAAGTACATGTAGATCCGGAAACCATTCTGAGTGCGGTAACCACAGATTTCTATGTCATTTCCCTTAAAAAAGACTGTGCGGGAAGATGCAGATACGGACAGCATTATTATGATTTTGAGGATGGAATCATGTATTTTATTGCTCCCCATCAGGTTCTTCAGTTTGAAGACATTCTGCTCTCTGAGGTGAAAGGAAATGTACTCGTTATTCATCCTGACTTTCTGCACGGATATCCTTTAGCCCGTACCATAAAAGATTATGGCTATTTCTCCTATAGGGCCAATGAAGCCCTGTATCTCTCAGAAAAAGAGGAAAAATCTGTAACGGACATCATGAATAATATCAGCAGAGAAATAGAAACCAATATGGATGGTTTTACCCAGGATTTATTGGTCTCCAACATAGATTTGCTCCTAAAATATTGTGACAGATTCTACAACCGCCAGTTTTTAACCCGGAAAAAAGTGAATCATGATCTTTTAACCCAGCTTGAAACTTTACTTGATGATTATTTTAAAAATGAAAAACTGCTGATTAACGGCATCCCAACAGTACAGTTAGTGGCTGCACAGATGCATATAAGTCCTAATTATCTGAGTGATATGCTGAGAGTGCATACCGGGCAGACAACGCAGCAGCATATTCAGAACCGGGTGATTGAAAAAGCAAAAGAGATGCTGTCTACCACCGGAATGTCTGTTTCTGAGATTGCTTACCGTTTAGGCTTTGAACACCCTCAGTCTTTTCACCGTTTATTTAAAAACCAAACTACAGTTTCTCCACTGGAATTCAGAAAATCTTTTAATTAA
- a CDS encoding type 1 glutamine amidotransferase domain-containing protein produces MKKILLIVTNVDQYASGHLKTGVWLSELTHIYESAKTKGWAITIASPKGGNAPVDPESLKPLVLDTISKKYYENPEFMHELAHTRSLDEIKDESFDCIYLAGGHGTMYDFPDNVTLQEILRNQYENNKMVAAICHGVGGLLNVRLLNGEYMIKGRNITGFDWFEETLARRKNEVPFNLEAALKERGVHYKKALIPMTSNVVADGSLITGQNPFSSKEMAKVVVSELEK; encoded by the coding sequence ATGAAAAAAATCTTATTAATTGTAACAAACGTAGATCAATATGCCAGCGGCCATCTTAAAACCGGAGTATGGCTGAGCGAACTTACCCATATTTATGAATCAGCAAAAACAAAAGGATGGGCAATTACCATAGCTTCTCCTAAAGGAGGAAATGCTCCTGTTGATCCGGAAAGCCTGAAACCACTCGTACTTGATACGATTTCAAAAAAATATTATGAAAATCCGGAATTTATGCACGAACTGGCTCATACAAGAAGTCTTGATGAGATAAAGGATGAATCTTTCGACTGTATTTACCTTGCAGGAGGGCATGGAACAATGTATGATTTTCCTGACAATGTTACTTTACAGGAAATCCTCAGAAATCAGTATGAAAATAATAAAATGGTGGCCGCAATCTGTCACGGTGTCGGAGGACTACTGAATGTACGTCTTTTAAACGGTGAGTATATGATTAAAGGCCGGAATATCACCGGATTTGACTGGTTTGAAGAAACATTGGCCAGAAGAAAAAATGAAGTACCATTTAATCTTGAAGCAGCTCTTAAGGAGCGTGGTGTACACTACAAAAAAGCATTGATTCCTATGACCTCCAATGTGGTGGCTGATGGCAGTCTCATTACAGGACAAAACCCTTTCAGCTCTAAAGAAATGGCTAAAGTAGTTGTTTCTGAATTGGAGAAATAG
- a CDS encoding TSUP family transporter, translating to MSNSLYPIFLKLENLSLLIIGGGKVALEKLESVLGNSPETSIKLVAKEIIPEVRTLQHQFSNVILHERAYDDHDFNGADLAIIAVNDIQLAGEIREKAQKKNVLVNIADKPDLCDFYLGSIVRKGSLKIAISTNGKSPTIAKRLRETFTEVIPDEMDHVLDNMQHIRNQLTGDFNYKVKELNKITTAYLSDGEASSKPDREIEKLINITKTAQRKANIYLAIIGVLLLLGLFGLVVYQFNLAGDIQYFLNKDGHIFYWMLFAGFMAEIVAGSMGMGYGVICTTILLLLNVPPPVVSASIHSAESFTTAAGSFSHYKLGNVNKKMVWVLFPLAVVGSVIGALTLSHYGEHYAHIVKPIIACYTLYLGINILRNAFKDKKSGRVKTKRRTNLRVLGLAGGFIDSFAGGGWGPLVTGTLIKEGRIPRYVVGSSTVAKFLLTITSAITFIFTIGIHHWNIVLGLLLGGVFTAPFSAMLTSKLPTKKMFVLVGIVVIVMSLVTITKSVLS from the coding sequence ATGAGCAATTCATTATATCCCATATTTTTAAAACTTGAAAATCTTTCCCTGCTCATCATTGGCGGCGGCAAGGTTGCTCTCGAAAAACTGGAATCTGTATTGGGTAATTCTCCGGAAACTTCTATTAAACTGGTAGCAAAAGAGATTATTCCCGAAGTGAGAACCTTACAACATCAGTTTTCTAATGTAATCTTACACGAAAGAGCATATGATGATCATGATTTTAATGGTGCTGATCTTGCTATTATTGCGGTCAATGATATTCAATTAGCAGGGGAAATCAGAGAAAAAGCCCAGAAAAAAAATGTACTGGTCAATATTGCAGACAAGCCGGATTTGTGCGATTTTTATTTAGGTTCCATTGTCAGAAAGGGAAGTCTTAAAATTGCGATTTCCACCAATGGAAAATCTCCTACCATTGCTAAAAGATTACGGGAAACCTTTACAGAAGTAATTCCTGATGAAATGGATCACGTACTGGATAATATGCAGCATATAAGAAATCAGCTGACAGGGGATTTTAATTATAAAGTAAAAGAACTTAACAAAATCACGACAGCATATCTGTCTGACGGAGAGGCTTCCTCAAAACCTGATAGAGAAATTGAAAAGCTGATTAATATAACCAAAACCGCACAGAGAAAAGCTAATATTTACCTTGCCATTATAGGAGTATTGCTTCTTTTGGGGTTATTCGGACTTGTGGTATACCAGTTTAATCTTGCCGGTGATATTCAGTATTTTCTGAATAAGGACGGACATATTTTTTATTGGATGCTGTTTGCCGGTTTTATGGCAGAGATTGTCGCGGGATCTATGGGAATGGGCTATGGTGTGATCTGTACCACTATTCTTTTACTGTTGAATGTGCCGCCTCCCGTAGTAAGTGCAAGTATTCATTCTGCAGAATCTTTTACTACGGCAGCTGGAAGCTTCAGTCATTACAAACTGGGAAATGTCAACAAAAAAATGGTATGGGTATTATTCCCGCTGGCTGTTGTAGGTTCTGTAATCGGGGCTTTGACTTTGTCTCATTATGGCGAACATTACGCTCATATTGTTAAGCCCATTATTGCCTGCTACACGTTATATCTTGGAATTAATATCTTGAGAAACGCATTCAAAGATAAAAAATCAGGACGAGTTAAAACCAAACGAAGAACCAATCTCAGGGTATTGGGATTGGCAGGGGGATTTATTGATTCTTTTGCAGGAGGCGGATGGGGCCCATTGGTAACCGGAACACTGATTAAAGAGGGTAGAATTCCCCGTTATGTAGTGGGAAGTTCTACGGTAGCCAAGTTTTTACTGACGATAACAAGCGCTATCACATTTATTTTTACAATTGGTATTCATCACTGGAATATTGTGCTGGGCCTTTTGCTGGGCGGTGTTTTTACAGCTCCGTTTTCTGCAATGCTTACTTCAAAGCTTCCAACAAAGAAAATGTTTGTTTTGGTGGGAATAGTAGTCATTGTAATGAGTCTTGTTACGATAACGAAATCAGTCTTATCGTGA